In the genome of Marinomonas algicola, the window GGAGTTATCAGAAAAAGCACTTGGTAGGAAGTTGACTCTCTATGATCGCAGTCTTGATATGCATATTAGTAATTTGCGTAAAAAAATAGGTTTGCTACCTGATGGTGAGCCAAGAATTAAAACAGTGCGTGGCGTTGGTTATATTTTTGTAGAGCATGGGAAAGGCACTTCTTTATTATGAAGAATACTTTTTTCAGAGTATTTTTAGTTATTTTATTATCTAACATTGTAGTCGTTAGTATTGGCTTTGGTGTAGTGAAGCTTATTCAGCGTCCTTTGCAGGTGTCTGCGGATGTTCTAGGTGATGTGGGTGTCCAGCTGGTTACGGCTTATGAGAAGCTTGGTGAGGTACCTATTAAAGAGTTGGCGAAAAAGTATGAGCAGCAATTGTCGGGCAAATTATTCCTTTATCAAGAAAATGGTGTTTCTCTTTTAAAACCTTTGCCAAGGAATTTTCCTGGTAAGAATGAGGGGCGACTTGGTAGGCCATTAGCTGATTTCCTGGATAGTCAGTTTATTCAAGTAATAGGGACGAGTAATGTTCAATATTTGCTTATTTACAGGCCCAGTCCTCATCTGAAATCTTCCAATTCTGAGTTGATTTTGCCTTTCTCTTTCTTAGGGTTGCTTGTGTCCAGTGCGGTTGTTGCCTACTGGCTCTTGGGTCCGCTTTTGAAACTACAAAAGGCCACTCGCTCTTTCGGTCGAGGAGATATGGAGGCTCGAGTTGATGTTAAGTTAGCTCAGCGGTCTGATGCCATCGGCAAGCTTGCGCAAGAATTCAATGAAATGGCTGAGCGCATAGAGGTATTGTTATCTTCTAAAGAGAGGCTAATGAGGGATGTTTCTCATGAACTAAGAACCCCTCTTTCAAGAATAGAGGTGGCACTAACGATTGCTGAAGATAAGCAGGGGCTCCCTATTCAGCAAAGTTATTTAGATCGTATACGTAATGAATTGCACGAGTTAGATGAATTGATTGGACAAGTGTTAACTTTGAGTCGTCTTGAAGCGGCTTCTCTTAAGAAAGAGAAGATTGACCTCCAGCGCTGGGTTAATGATATTGTTGATGATGTGAATTTTGAATCCCAGCTTAAAAGCGTTCACGTTGTAAAAATTGGGGCGTTTCCAAAGGTGCTTTTAGGGGACCCTTTGCAGTTACGGCATGCTGTTGAAAATGTGCTACGCAATGCCTGTTTTTATGCTTCAGAGGGAGGGCGAGTTGAAATTGAAACCAAAGAAGTTTCAGGCTATGCACAAATAATCATCCGCGATGAGGGTCCTGGTGTTGACGAAGATAAATTGGAAAAAATCTTTCATGCTTTTTATCGATCTTCTTCAGCTCGAGAGTCAAACAGTGGTGGATTTGGTGTCGGATTGACCATTGCTCAGCGAATTATTCGTGCGCACAATGGGGCAATTGAAGCGAGTAATCGTCCCCAAGGAGGGTTAGAGGTTCGATTTTCTTTGCCCGTGGGTTAGTCTTGTTGATTTAACTTGTTATCTTGCGGGCATTTAAGTACCATGTGCGCCGCAAGTTGGCCAGGCAGTCGCTGTTTCTTATTTATAAGGAATGGAGGAAAGTCCGGGCTTCGCAGGGTAAAGTGCCAGGTAACGCCTGGGGGGCGAAAGCCTACGGAAAGTGCAGCAGAAAATACACCGCCTAAGCAGTTTACTGCCGGTAAGGTTGAAATGGTGCGGTAAGAGCGCACCGCGCGACTGGCAACAGTTCGTGGCATGGTAAACCCCACTTGAAGCAAGACCAAATAGGAACTCTTTGGCGTGACCCGCGCTGAGTTCGGGTAGGTCGCTAGAGGCATGCAGTGATGTATGTTCGAGATGAATGACTGTCCACGACAGAACCCGGCTTATCGGCCAACTTGCACTTCTTTATTTCAATTCCTTGTAATTCTTATTCTTACTTTCCAAAAAAGCCTTATATCTCTTGATACTTTTGTGCGCTTTTGTGGCTGAAAATAGGCTTATCCCACTTTTTTACAAAAAAATAATAAAAATTGTGTAATTTATTCATTCTTTTTTGTGAAAAGTGTTAAATTGTGGGTGAAAGTGTCGATAAGTGGAATATGGGTATGTTTAGAGGTCTTCATCATGTGAGTGTTGATGCAAAAGGGCGAATGTCCTTGCCGGCACGATTGCGTGATGAGCTTTTTCAATATGATGATTCAAAAGTCGTGGTAACTATTGACCCTATGTCCCGCTGCTTGCTCATGTATCCATTGCCTGAGTGGGAATTGATCCAAGAAAAGTTAGATAAACTGCCTTCATTTCAGCCACAAGCTAGAAAGCTACAACGCCTTTTGGTTGGGCATGCGACAGATTTGGAAATAGATTCGGCAGGCCGAGTATTATTGCCTGCGCCGTTACGAGAGTTCTCTCAATTAGATAAGAAAGTTGCTCTGCTAGGGCAAGGTAAAAAAATAGAAATCTGGAGTCAGTCTAATTGGGAAGCTCAAAGAGAAGAGTATTTAGATTTGAGTTCTTTTGATGAACAACAACTTGAAAGTTTAATGGATATTTCGTTATGACAGATTCCGTACCGCAACATATAAGTGTGATGTTAAATGAATCAGTAGATTATTTAATTACTGATAAAAATGGTGTGTATGTTGATGGCACTTTTGGTCGAGGGGGGCACTCAAGGCTGATCCTTTCTCGGCTTGATTCAGGCAAGTTGTTAGGCTTTGATAAAGACCCCGTTGCAATAGAGCATGGAAACGCATTGCATAATGAAGATGACCGATTTCAGATAGTTCAAGACAGTTTCGCAAATATGCTCGAACCCATTGAAAGTCTTCTGGATGCTTCCGGTCGCGTTGATGGTGTTTTAATGGATTTGGGGGTTTCTTCCCCTCAACTAGACGACGCTGAGCGTGGCTTTAGTTTTATGAATGATGGTCCATTGGATATGCGTATGAACCCCGATGAAGGGCTAAGTGCGGCAGAATGGGTTGCCAGAGTGGATGAAAAAGAGTTGGCTGATGTTATGTATCAGTATGGGGAAGAGCGTTTCTCAAGAAGAATTGCCAAAGCTATTTGTGAGTATCGAGCCCATACTCCAATAACAACAACGTTACAGTTTGCGAAAATTATTGCAGAAGCAAACCCCGCTTGGGAAAAAGGTAAAAATCCTGCTACAAGGGCGTTTCAAGGTATCCGCATATTTATTAATAATGAGTTGGGTGACTTGGAGGCGGGACTGGAAGTCGCTGCAAAATCCTTAAAAGTGGGTGGTCGTTTAGTGGTGATTAGCTTCCATTCACTGGAAGATAGAATTGTAAAGCGCTTCATGAAGCTAAAGTCTAAAGGCCCTGAAATTCCTAGATATCTACCCATTCAAAATGCACATTTAGATGTGAAATATAAGTCCATAGGGCGTGCCAATAAGCCATCCAAGCAAGAGGTCGAAGGTAACGTTCGATCCAGAAGTGCCGTAATGCGAGTGCTGGAGCGCACTGGTGACTAGGTCAATGTTGTTAACCGTATTTATTGCTTTGATTAGTCTTACGACTGTTTCCATTGCACTTGTATCTCAAGTATATGATTTTCGGAAAGATTTTTCATATTTGCAGAAAATGAAAAAAAATGAAACAAATTATGAGGTGGTTTGGGGGCAGTTGCTGTTAGAGCAAAGTGCCTTGACTCAACCGAGTCGCTTGGAGCAAGCGGCAGTAAAGGATCTTGATATGCGAGCCCCTAATCAAAATGAAATGGTAATAGTAAAACCATGAAAATAGAAAATAGTTCATATATTCCAGAGAAATGGCGTTTTTATATTGTTTACGGCATTGCTTTCACTTTATTTCTTTTGGTGGGGGGGCGACTGTTCTTTTTGACTGTAGTAGATAAAGATTTTCTACAGAATCAAGGCGACATAAGAGCAGAGAGAACGGAGACAATCCCGGCTACTCGAGGCATGATTTTAGATCGTCGTGGAGAGCCTCTAGCGGTAAGTACACCAACGTGGACCGTCATTGCTA includes:
- a CDS encoding HAMP domain-containing sensor histidine kinase — translated: MKNTFFRVFLVILLSNIVVVSIGFGVVKLIQRPLQVSADVLGDVGVQLVTAYEKLGEVPIKELAKKYEQQLSGKLFLYQENGVSLLKPLPRNFPGKNEGRLGRPLADFLDSQFIQVIGTSNVQYLLIYRPSPHLKSSNSELILPFSFLGLLVSSAVVAYWLLGPLLKLQKATRSFGRGDMEARVDVKLAQRSDAIGKLAQEFNEMAERIEVLLSSKERLMRDVSHELRTPLSRIEVALTIAEDKQGLPIQQSYLDRIRNELHELDELIGQVLTLSRLEAASLKKEKIDLQRWVNDIVDDVNFESQLKSVHVVKIGAFPKVLLGDPLQLRHAVENVLRNACFYASEGGRVEIETKEVSGYAQIIIRDEGPGVDEDKLEKIFHAFYRSSSARESNSGGFGVGLTIAQRIIRAHNGAIEASNRPQGGLEVRFSLPVG
- the mraZ gene encoding division/cell wall cluster transcriptional repressor MraZ, which encodes MFRGLHHVSVDAKGRMSLPARLRDELFQYDDSKVVVTIDPMSRCLLMYPLPEWELIQEKLDKLPSFQPQARKLQRLLVGHATDLEIDSAGRVLLPAPLREFSQLDKKVALLGQGKKIEIWSQSNWEAQREEYLDLSSFDEQQLESLMDISL
- the rsmH gene encoding 16S rRNA (cytosine(1402)-N(4))-methyltransferase RsmH, with product MTDSVPQHISVMLNESVDYLITDKNGVYVDGTFGRGGHSRLILSRLDSGKLLGFDKDPVAIEHGNALHNEDDRFQIVQDSFANMLEPIESLLDASGRVDGVLMDLGVSSPQLDDAERGFSFMNDGPLDMRMNPDEGLSAAEWVARVDEKELADVMYQYGEERFSRRIAKAICEYRAHTPITTTLQFAKIIAEANPAWEKGKNPATRAFQGIRIFINNELGDLEAGLEVAAKSLKVGGRLVVISFHSLEDRIVKRFMKLKSKGPEIPRYLPIQNAHLDVKYKSIGRANKPSKQEVEGNVRSRSAVMRVLERTGD
- the ftsL gene encoding cell division protein FtsL, with product MLLTVFIALISLTTVSIALVSQVYDFRKDFSYLQKMKKNETNYEVVWGQLLLEQSALTQPSRLEQAAVKDLDMRAPNQNEMVIVKP